One region of Emys orbicularis isolate rEmyOrb1 chromosome 4, rEmyOrb1.hap1, whole genome shotgun sequence genomic DNA includes:
- the ANKRD13D gene encoding ankyrin repeat domain-containing protein 13D isoform X2 encodes MGQHDIELIDPRGRTPLELAVSLGNLESARVLLRHNANVGRENANGWTVLQEAVSTGDPEMVQLVLQYRDYQRATNRLAGIPELLNKLRKAPDFYVEMKWEFTSWVPLVSKVCPSDVYRVWKRGESLRVDTTLLGFEHMTWQRGRRSYIFKGEEEGAVVMEVDHDKQVVYTETLSLALHEPELMLAAMQPTEEHVASRLTSPVVSTHLDTKNIAFERNKSGIWGWRSEKMEVISGYEAKVYSASNVELITKTRTEHLSDQDKSRTKGSKTPFQSFLGIAQQHASHNGAPVLQSATLTNPTAITPEEYFDPSFNLEARNIGRPIEMSNKVQRFKATLWLCEDHPLSLVEQVTPIIDLMAISNAHFAKLRDFITLKLPPGFPVKIEIPLFHVLNARITFSNLCGCDESLSSVRVCGPAPSSSPGDAREPAAGAEAPPNPKGCEVDPVVFEVPQGYTMLGAGRNEPMRDEDDDLLQFAIQQSLLDAGTETDQVTIWEALTNTRPGSNPPSYDEELQLERIVPPDDSPAPSTNGSSSSALPPPAYPSFDEQLRLAMELSSREQEEQERRQREEDEELQRILQLSLTEK; translated from the exons CACGATATCGAGTTGATCGACCCACGGGGCCGCACGCCTCTGGAGCTGGCTGTGTCACTGGGCAACCTCGAGTCGGCCCGGGTGCTGCTGCGACACAACGCCAACGTGGGCAGGGAGAATGCCAATGGCTGGACAG tcctgcAGGAGGCCGTCAGCACTGGGGACCCTGAGATGGTGCAGCTGGTGCTCCAATACCGCGACTACCAGCGTGCCACCAACCGCCTGGCTGGCATCCCCGAGCTGCTCAACAAACTGCGCAAG GCCCCTGATTTCTACGTGGAGATGAAGTGGGAATTCACCAGCTGGG tgccccTGGTCTCCAAGGTGTGCCCGAGTGATGTGTACCGGGTGTGGAAGCGCGGCGAGAGCCTGCGGGTCGACACCACCCTGCTGGGCTTCGAGCACATGACCTGGCAGCGTGGGCGGCGCAGCTATATCTTCAAGGGGGAAG AGGAGGGTGCTGTGGTGATGGAGGTGGATCACGACAAGCAGGTGGTCTACACGGAGACGCTGTCGCTTGCCCTGCACGAGCCGGAGCTGATGCTGGCTGCCATGCAGCCCACCGAGGAGCATGTGGCCAGCCGGCTGACCTCGCCCGTTGTCTCCACCCACCTCGACACCAAGAACATCGCCTTCGAGCG GAACAAGTCTGGGAtctggggctggcgctcggagaaGATGGAAGTGATCAGTGGCTATGAAGCCAAG GTTTACAGCGCCAGCAACGTGGAGCTCATCACTAAAACAAGAACCGAGCACCTATCGGACCAGGACAAGTCCCGCACCAAAG gCTCCAAGACACCCTTCCAGTCCTTCCTGGGGATCGCCCAGCAGCATGCCTCCCACAACGGG GCCCCCGTGCTGCAGTCCGCCACTCTCACCAACCCCACGGCCATCACCCCCGAGGAGTACTTCGACCCCAGCTTCAACCTGGAGGCCCGCAACATTGGCCGCCCTATTGAGATGTCCAACAAGGTgcagag GTTCAAGGCCACGCTGTGGCTGTGCGAGGATCACCCCCTGTCGCTGGTGGAGCAGGTGACGCCCATCATCGACCTCATGGCCATCAGCAACGCCCACTTCGCCAAGCTGCGTGATTTCATCACCCTCAAGCTGCCGCCCGGCTTCCCCGTCAAAATTG agatCCCCCTCTTCCATGTGCTCAATGCACGAATCACCTTCAGCAACCTGTGTGGGTGTGATGAGTCGCTGAGCTCCGTGCGAGTctgcggccctgcccccagctcctccccaggggATGCCAGAGAGccagctgcaggggcagaggcGCCCCCCAACCCCAAAGG CTGCGAGGTGGACCCGGTGGTGTTCGAGGTGCCCCAGGGCTACACTATGCTGGGTGCTGGCCGCAATGAGCCCATGCGGGACGAGGATGACGACCTGCTGCAGTTTGCCATCCAGCAGAGCCTGCTCGATGCTGGCACCGAGACCGACCAG GTCACTATCTGGGAGGCGCTAACCAACACACGTCCAGGCTCCAACCCCCCTTCCTATGACGAAGAGTTGCAGCTGGAGCG CATCGTCCCTCCTGATGACAGCCCGGCCCCCAGCACCAATGGCTCCTCCTCCTCGGCCCTGCCTCCCCCGGCCTACCCCAGCTTCGACGAGCAGCTGCGCCTGGCCATGGAGCTGTCGTCGCGggagcaggaggagcaggagcgCCGGCAGCGTGAGGAGGATGAGGAGCTGCAGCGCATCCTCCAGCTCTCCCTGACGGAGAAGTAA
- the ANKRD13D gene encoding ankyrin repeat domain-containing protein 13D isoform X1 yields the protein MARAGDAFPLHLLAWHNRHQALESELRMGQHDIELIDPRGRTPLELAVSLGNLESARVLLRHNANVGRENANGWTVLQEAVSTGDPEMVQLVLQYRDYQRATNRLAGIPELLNKLRKAPDFYVEMKWEFTSWVPLVSKVCPSDVYRVWKRGESLRVDTTLLGFEHMTWQRGRRSYIFKGEEEGAVVMEVDHDKQVVYTETLSLALHEPELMLAAMQPTEEHVASRLTSPVVSTHLDTKNIAFERNKSGIWGWRSEKMEVISGYEAKVYSASNVELITKTRTEHLSDQDKSRTKGSKTPFQSFLGIAQQHASHNGAPVLQSATLTNPTAITPEEYFDPSFNLEARNIGRPIEMSNKVQRFKATLWLCEDHPLSLVEQVTPIIDLMAISNAHFAKLRDFITLKLPPGFPVKIEIPLFHVLNARITFSNLCGCDESLSSVRVCGPAPSSSPGDARDPFPCEVDPVVFEVPQGYTMLGAGRNEPMRDEDDDLLQFAIQQSLLDAGTETDQVTIWEALTNTRPGSNPPSYDEELQLERAIQESMFLHPAPSTNGSSSSALPPPAYPSFDEQLRLAMELSSREQEEQERRQREEDEELQRILQLSLTEK from the exons CACGATATCGAGTTGATCGACCCACGGGGCCGCACGCCTCTGGAGCTGGCTGTGTCACTGGGCAACCTCGAGTCGGCCCGGGTGCTGCTGCGACACAACGCCAACGTGGGCAGGGAGAATGCCAATGGCTGGACAG tcctgcAGGAGGCCGTCAGCACTGGGGACCCTGAGATGGTGCAGCTGGTGCTCCAATACCGCGACTACCAGCGTGCCACCAACCGCCTGGCTGGCATCCCCGAGCTGCTCAACAAACTGCGCAAG GCCCCTGATTTCTACGTGGAGATGAAGTGGGAATTCACCAGCTGGG tgccccTGGTCTCCAAGGTGTGCCCGAGTGATGTGTACCGGGTGTGGAAGCGCGGCGAGAGCCTGCGGGTCGACACCACCCTGCTGGGCTTCGAGCACATGACCTGGCAGCGTGGGCGGCGCAGCTATATCTTCAAGGGGGAAG AGGAGGGTGCTGTGGTGATGGAGGTGGATCACGACAAGCAGGTGGTCTACACGGAGACGCTGTCGCTTGCCCTGCACGAGCCGGAGCTGATGCTGGCTGCCATGCAGCCCACCGAGGAGCATGTGGCCAGCCGGCTGACCTCGCCCGTTGTCTCCACCCACCTCGACACCAAGAACATCGCCTTCGAGCG GAACAAGTCTGGGAtctggggctggcgctcggagaaGATGGAAGTGATCAGTGGCTATGAAGCCAAG GTTTACAGCGCCAGCAACGTGGAGCTCATCACTAAAACAAGAACCGAGCACCTATCGGACCAGGACAAGTCCCGCACCAAAG gCTCCAAGACACCCTTCCAGTCCTTCCTGGGGATCGCCCAGCAGCATGCCTCCCACAACGGG GCCCCCGTGCTGCAGTCCGCCACTCTCACCAACCCCACGGCCATCACCCCCGAGGAGTACTTCGACCCCAGCTTCAACCTGGAGGCCCGCAACATTGGCCGCCCTATTGAGATGTCCAACAAGGTgcagag GTTCAAGGCCACGCTGTGGCTGTGCGAGGATCACCCCCTGTCGCTGGTGGAGCAGGTGACGCCCATCATCGACCTCATGGCCATCAGCAACGCCCACTTCGCCAAGCTGCGTGATTTCATCACCCTCAAGCTGCCGCCCGGCTTCCCCGTCAAAATTG agatCCCCCTCTTCCATGTGCTCAATGCACGAATCACCTTCAGCAACCTGTGTGGGTGTGATGAGTCGCTGAGCTCCGTGCGAGTctgcggccctgcccccagctcctccccaggggATGCCAGAGA CCCGTTCCCCTGCGAGGTGGACCCGGTGGTGTTCGAGGTGCCCCAGGGCTACACTATGCTGGGTGCTGGCCGCAATGAGCCCATGCGGGACGAGGATGACGACCTGCTGCAGTTTGCCATCCAGCAGAGCCTGCTCGATGCTGGCACCGAGACCGACCAG GTCACTATCTGGGAGGCGCTAACCAACACACGTCCAGGCTCCAACCCCCCTTCCTATGACGAAGAGTTGCAGCTGGAGCG CGCCATCCAGGAGAGCATGTTCCTGCA CCCGGCCCCCAGCACCAATGGCTCCTCCTCCTCGGCCCTGCCTCCCCCGGCCTACCCCAGCTTCGACGAGCAGCTGCGCCTGGCCATGGAGCTGTCGTCGCGggagcaggaggagcaggagcgCCGGCAGCGTGAGGAGGATGAGGAGCTGCAGCGCATCCTCCAGCTCTCCCTGACGGAGAAGTAA